The following DNA comes from Nocardioides sp. JQ2195.
AGCCAAAGCGCCTTGGCCGGAGTGCGGGTCTCGTCGTGTCGAAGAAGAGGGGTCCGAAGGATGCGGCTCCGACGATGCACGTCTATGCGGCTCGAGGCGGATGAAGTCCGCCCTCGCCCGGCATCGGGTCTCAAGCCACTCGAGATGGTCCGAAATCTGGTCTAGAATCGCGCAATCGGGCCAGAAACGCTGGCCTCACTCGAAAATAGCGGCTGGTGCCCCCCAGGGTGCACACCCCCGGCAAATCGGGAGTCAACTGGAGGCAACAGACCTCCGATTTCACGCTCAGAACGGCGTTTTGGCCTGATCGAGCGTTGAAATCCTCTGGTTCAACTCCCCCCTCGCGCACGTTGAGCAGAAGGCCCCGGGTCCATGACCCGGGGCCTTCTCGCATTTCCGGGCCTCGGTTTTCCAGGCGCCGTCGGTCCGATGGACATGCAGTTGTGCCGTTCGCCCGGACCTGCTGACCGTGGCCCGAGGTCGTCGTACGCACAACTGCATGTCGAACGGACCGCTGCGGCTGCCAGCTCGGGAGAAGCCGAGCTGATTCGGCGCCTGCGGCTTGCCGGGCTACGCCGGATTGCGTACGCCGGTTGCGCGGTGCAGCGGACGTCGTGCGGCCGGCATCGGACGAGCCTTGGAGGACACCGATCCGAGGAGGCACCACCCATGTTGAACGCACTCGTCCTGTCCGCCGACCGCTGGGACGGCGACGGCCCGGCCTTCTGGCCGATCTTCCCGCTCGTCTGGTTCCTGATGATCGTCACCTTCGCCTACCTGGTGATCCGCTGGGGTCGCCGCAGTCGCGCCGAGTGCGGGATCCGCTCCGGGCAGGCCCGGCTCGCCGAGCGCTTCGCCGCCGGCGAGATCGAGGAGGAGGAGTACCGCGCCCGACTGGCCGTGTTGAACGAGAAGTGAGTCGGGTCGGGGTCGCCCTGTCGCGGCAGCGGGTGGGCGGGGGATCTCGATACGCTCGCTGGCGCTCGCCACTCGATCAACGACGGACCGCGCCGCCACTCGATCAACGACGGACCGCGCCGCCACCCGATCAACGACGGCGGGTGCGGTCGCCGTACTTCCAGAGCCACAGCAGACCGATGACCGGCAGGACCAGCGGCACGAAGCCGTAGCCGACGCCGAAGTCGGACCACACCGTGGCATCGGGGAACAGTTCCGGGTCGAGGACGCTCAGGAAGCCGACGCCGAGCACGCCGACCAGCTCGATGGAGATGGCGCCCAGGGCGACGTGGGAGGCCCGCTCCCCGCGATACCGCAGGGCCACCGTGGCCACGACGTAGATCACCGCCGCCAGCGCCGAGAGCAGGTAGGCGACCGGGGCCTCGTCGAACTTCGTGGCGAGCTGTACGGCGGAGCGGGCACCGGCGGCGATCGCGAACACGGCGTACACCGCGACCAGCACCTGCCGCCCGTGCGACCTGCCCCGGCTGGTCGAGGTCACCATGTCTGCTGCAGGCGCAGGAGCAGCACCAGCACGGTCACCGCGGCCACGGCCACGACGTACAGGCTGGGAGGCTCGACCGCCCGGCCGGACTCGTCGGGCTGCTGGTTCAGCAGCAGCACGGGCACACCGACGGCGGCGACCGCGTAGCCGACCGTGATCCAGAGCGCGTCGGGGTCATGTCCCTTGAGCAGCCCGATGACGGCACCGAGGACGACGATCCCGGTGGCGACCTGCGCGACCGTCATGCCGTGGCGGGCGATCGGCTCGAGCGACGCCATCTGGGGCGATGCGGCAGCCGCGATGGCGAGGACGGCGATGACCAGGAGCAGGGTCAGCACGACGGAGGTGAGCAGCCAGTACACGGCCTGACTGTATCTGCCGGCCGGGAAGGCGAGTCGCGCCGACCCGGGGGCGCGCCAGGACCTGTAGTTGAATGGCCCGGTGTCCAGACGGTCGAAGCCCTCGCGGTTCTGGCCGCTCGTCGCGGTCGTCGTGCTGCTCTTCCTGGTGAACCTGCCGATGGGGCACTTCTGGTGGACCAACCACCGGCTGGACGCGGACGGAGAGGTGGCCACGGCGACCGTCCGCCACGCCAAGGCCCTGGGGACGCGCCACTACGTCGACTTCCAGCTGCCGGCCGAGGTGGACCCGGACCGCACCACGTACTCGGCCGAGGTCACCGAGGCGGCGTACGACCGCGCGACCCGGACGGACACGATCGAGGTCACCTACCTGCCCGGGAAGCCGGCGACGAACCGGGCCGTGGGGTACCGGCCGCCCGGCCGGGTCGGGCTCCTCCTGACCCTGCTCGCCGACCTCGCCATCCTGGGCATGCTGTTCCTGATGTTCTGGGCCCGGCGCCACGACGTCCTCGAGATCGTCGCGACCAAGGACGTCGAGCGCTGCAAGCCCGACGACACGATCGAGGACCTTCCCGATGGTCAGGTGCTGGTCCGCGGCGACGTCCAGGAGATCGAGGACGACCACCTGCTGATGCTCAGCGGTGGCAGGAAGGTGCGGGTCGTCCTCGCCGGCTTCGACAACCCGGTCGGGCACCAGCAACCCGCCCAGGCCCAAGGGCGCCGCGTCCCGCGCCGCTGAGTGCCCGGCCGGGGCGGTGAGACCGCCGGCCGAGTGCGTCAGAGGTCGCGCCGGATCTCGTCGGGGGTCGGTGGCGTCGAGCGCATCAGGTTCATCACGGCGAGGCCGAGGCCTCCCCAGATGACGAGCATGGCCACGAGCATCATGATGATCGCTGTCGAACTCACAGGTTCTCCTCCTCGGGGATCGCGGGGACGGCGAGATTGGTGTCAGGACGCCACTTGACCAACGAGGCGAGGACGCCCAGCAGGATGACGGCCGCGACCACACCCCAGCCGAAGGTGTTGACCATCCAGTCGGGATAGTCGGTGTCGGGCAGGCCGTACTTGGTGTCGAGGGTCTCGCGGAAGTCACTGATCAGGACGAAAGCCAGTGCCAGCGGGGTGAGCACGGCCACCAGGGCGGGCCACCAACCGCGGATCGGGATGGAGCCGCTGTTCTCCAGGTGACCGACGAAGTCGGGGAGGGCGCGCACGATCCACACCAGGACCACCATGCTCACCACCGCGACGAAGAGGATGCCGAACTTGTTGATGAAGTTGTCAACGATGTCGAGCACGTGCAGGGCGCTGGTGGTGGAGAAGAAGAAGACGCTGATCACGGTCGCGGGCACGAGCACGGCCAGCGTGGCGCCGATGCGCGACATCTCGAACTTGTCGCGGATCGCGGAGATGACCACCTCGAGGATGCTCACCAGCGACGTGATGCCGGCCAGGATCAAGGAGGCGAAGAACAGGATGCCGATCAGCACCCCGGCCGGCGCCTCGTTGATGATCGTCGGGAACGCCACGAACGCCAGGCCCGGCCCACCCGCGGCGACGTCCGCGACCTGGAGCCCCTGGGCCTGGGCCATGAAGCCCAGGGCCGAGAAGACGCCGATGCCGCAGAGCAGCTCGAAGCTGGAGTTGGCGAAGCCGACCACCAGGCCGGAGCCGGTCAGGTCGACCTTGCGACCGACGTACGACGAGTAGGTGATCATGATGCCGAAGCCGATGGAGAGCGAGAAGAAGATCTGCGCATAGGCGGCGGCCCAGACGCTGGTGTCGCCCAGCGCGCTCCAGTCGGGGGTGAACAGGGCCTCGAGGCCCTCGG
Coding sequences within:
- a CDS encoding sodium-dependent transporter, which encodes MSTQSPASPPPSGATQADIEKKRGGFSSRNVFIFAAIGSAVGLGNIWRFPKEAFDNGGGAFMVPYIIALLTAGIPFLLLDYVMGHRTRGSAPLAFARTHRRTEWLGWWQVGICFVIAVYYAAILAWSLRYTIFSFGKDWGDDPGTFFGGDFLKASDPANGVTTDFVAGLLIPLLIVWIAVLVIMALGVQKGVGATSVIFIPILVLAFLVLVVRALFLPGAAEGLEALFTPDWSALGDTSVWAAAYAQIFFSLSIGFGIMITYSSYVGRKVDLTGSGLVVGFANSSFELLCGIGVFSALGFMAQAQGLQVADVAAGGPGLAFVAFPTIINEAPAGVLIGILFFASLILAGITSLVSILEVVISAIRDKFEMSRIGATLAVLVPATVISVFFFSTTSALHVLDIVDNFINKFGILFVAVVSMVVLVWIVRALPDFVGHLENSGSIPIRGWWPALVAVLTPLALAFVLISDFRETLDTKYGLPDTDYPDWMVNTFGWGVVAAVILLGVLASLVKWRPDTNLAVPAIPEEENL
- a CDS encoding SHOCT domain-containing protein gives rise to the protein MLNALVLSADRWDGDGPAFWPIFPLVWFLMIVTFAYLVIRWGRRSRAECGIRSGQARLAERFAAGEIEEEEYRARLAVLNEK
- a CDS encoding methionine/alanine import family NSS transporter small subunit, coding for MSSTAIIMMLVAMLVIWGGLGLAVMNLMRSTPPTPDEIRRDL